One segment of Theobroma cacao cultivar B97-61/B2 chromosome 9, Criollo_cocoa_genome_V2, whole genome shotgun sequence DNA contains the following:
- the LOC108663281 gene encoding uncharacterized protein LOC108663281, with protein sequence MVNIEKLKFHILEVSGNNYLSWYLDVEMHLQRQGLANAIIIYGNANDKDKANALIFIHRHLHESLKTQYLSVRDPQILWTRLKESSNTGSYQFKTYSELISVLLTAKQTNELLLKNHDLRPASSKALLEANASFGKSTGRFNGRDHRLVHNPRNGGRRYKHPRQINLDLNHDNGKKPKNEHDESPVGIIDGLGNATIVLPNGTTLHIEDALLSSRSKKNLLSYKDVRRTGHHLETIDEQNKEFLCITSYKMGQKTIHEKLEASTK encoded by the exons ATGGTAAATATCGAAAAGCTCAAGTTCCACATCCTAGAAGTGAGTGGAAACAATTATTTGTCCTGGTACCTTGATGTTGAGATGCATCTTCAAAGGCAAGGTCTTGCTAATGCAATTATTATATATGGAAACGCAAATGACAAAGATAAAGCGAatgctttgatttttattcatcGTCATTTGCATGAGAGCTTGAAAACTCAATATTTATCTGTCCGAGATCCTCAAATACTGTGGACGAGATTGAAAGAGAG CAGCAATACCGGTAGCTATCAATTTAAGACGTACTCGGAGTTGATTTCTGTCCTCTTGACTGCCAAGCAAACTAATGAACTATTGCTCAAAAATCATGATCTTAGACCTGCTAGCTCAAAAGCATTGCTTGAAGCAAATGCTAGCTTTGGTAAAAGTACTGGCAGATTTAATGGCCGTGACCACAGGCTAGTGCATAACCCACGAAATGGTGGCAGAAGATATAAGCACCCCAGGCAAATTAATCTTGACTTGAATCATGATAACGGCAAGAAGCCTAAGAATGAGCATGATGAAA GTCCTGTTGGGATTATTGATGGCTTAGGGAATGCCACAATCGTTCTACCAAATGGCACCACTTTGCATATTGAGGATGCATTGTTGAGCAGTAGATCGAAGAAGAATCTACTTAGTTACAAAGATGTACGCCGTACTGGGCACCATCTTGAGACAATTGATGagcaaaataaagaatttctTTGCATCACCTCTTATAAGATGGGCCAGAAGACCATCCATGAGAAGTTGGAAGCTTCAACTAAATGA